From the genome of Neodiprion pinetum isolate iyNeoPine1 chromosome 3, iyNeoPine1.2, whole genome shotgun sequence, one region includes:
- the LOC124215605 gene encoding protein phosphatase 1 regulatory subunit 42 has translation MSLKVLNVAGNRMKTLKDINNFERLESCDARCNSIEDVKDLTETVQSLRKLKQLFLQDNPVTKYYRYRENIIANSDSLECLDDKDISSVCRKFMKNFKIERHLQQTTKQSKMTLSDDITSSLNLPPAFKRSVTRAILQNSGPKLSVSVTSASGQLHPQIFPSWKSVSSIRGLRDSHFTPRPLWRSSSRGRPSLTFAAASENTIALPPI, from the exons ATGTCATTGAAGGTTCTGAATGTAGCAGGAAACAGAATGAAAACTTTGAAGGACATCAATAATTTCGAAAGGCTTGAATCGTGCGACGCAAGATGTAATTCTATCGAAGACGTTAAGGATTTGACGGAAACCGTACAGAGTTTGAGAAAGTTGAAACAATTATTCCTCCAAGACAATCCAGTAACGAAGTATTACAGATACAGGGAAAACATCATCGCCAATTCGGACTCGTTAG AATGTTTAGACGACAAGGACATAAGTTCGGTCTgccgaaaatttatgaaaaatttcaaaatcgaacGGCACCTTCAGCAAACAACTAAACAATCAAAGATGACTCTTAGCGATGACATAACGA GTTCGTTGAATTTACCTCCGGCATTCAAGAGATCTGTCACTCGAGCTATATTGCAGAATTCAGGACCGAAATTATCAGTATCTGTGACATCTGCGTCGGGTCAGCTGCATCCACAGATTTTCCCGTCTTGGAAATCGG TGTCTTCGATCAGAGGCTTGAGGGATAGTCATTTTACTCCTAGACCACTTTGGAGAAGTTCATCGAGAGGTCGGCCAAGTCTAACGTTTGCAGCTGCAAGTGAAAACACGATAGCATTACCACCGATCTAA
- the Ced-12 gene encoding engulfment and cell motility protein 1 isoform X2, whose amino-acid sequence MYTKTIKMPATKDSNIVKIAIEMADQQAQLIEFNQKQPLTGIIQELCNAWDLSDPDTYALQFSDNNHNYITEKNRNEIKNGSILRLEHSPSKTASDILAKLNNGNNDEKVAALQKLSTLSNDVTFALEFINKQGLALIISQVGSEMAHQLYVLQTLLLGLLEQRMMTKMDPQDQDALDKIKELRRIAFDTEGSVSGDVTARKQGIFAKDYKKLGFKYDINPAMDFTETPPGMLALDCMVYFARNHVESYTKVVLENSCRADEHECPFGRTSVELVKLLCEVLRIGEAPSEQGQCYHPMFFKHDHPFEEFYCVCIVLLNKTWKEMRATTEDFVKVFSVVKEQITRALQSKPTGLDKFKLTLHQLTYSVITNLWQQERTSREECESHAKPIIELREQITPEIMDLIRQQRLGFLVEGTRFTKYGPRGQRMKDKFRYVRLSPNHKVFHYGECDEKSVPTIDELPAKLAVVEIRALLTGRDCPHMKDLQRRKTTHQLAFSLALDSVEVSSLDFVAPDEQVFDYWTDGINALLGNKMTSKETEKDLETLLSMDIKLRLLDAEGIDIPTEPPPIPDNPPHYDFCYELT is encoded by the exons ATGTatacaaaaacaataaaaatgccAGCCACGAAGGATTcgaatattgttaaaatagCCATAGAAATGGCCGATCAACAAGcacaattaattgaatttaatcaaaaGCAGCCTTTGACCGGAATAATtcag GAACTGTGCAATGCTTGGGATCTCTCAGATCCCGACACGTATGCTCTGCAATTTTCAGATAACAACCATAACTatataacagaaaaaaatcggaatgaaataaaaaatggaagcATTTTAAGACTGGAACATTCACCTTCAAAAACAGCCAGCGACATACTAGCTAAACTAAACAATGGCAATAACGATGAAAAAGTTGCAGCACTCCAGAAATTAAGCACTCTTAGCAACGACGTTACATTTGCTTTGGAATTTATCAATAAACAAGGCTTGGCTCTCATTATTTCACag GTTGGCAGCGAGATGGCACATCAACTCTATGTGCTGCAGACACTGTTGCTAGGACTGTTAGAACAGAGAATGATGACTAAAATGGATCCCCAAGATCAGGATGCACTTGACAAGATCAAAGAACTTCGTCGCATTGCATTTGATACTGAAGGGTCCGTAAGCGGAGATGTAACAGCTCGAAAACAAGGCATTTTTGCTAAAGATTACAAGAAACTAGGCTTTAAGTACGATATAAACCCAGCCATGGATTTTACCGAAACTCCACCAGGAATGTTAGCTCTGGATTGTATGGTTTACTTTGCCAGAAATCATGTGGAGAGTTACACAAAGGTGGTTCTGGAGAATTCGTGTCGAGCCGATGAGCATGAGTGTCCATTTGGACGAACTAGCGTCGAATTAGTAAAACTTCTCTGCGAG GTATTACGAATAGGTGAAGCTCCCAGCGAACAAGGGCAGTGTTATCACCCAATGTTTTTTAAACATGATCATCCCTTTGAAGAGTTTTACTGTGTATGCATAGTTTTACTGAATAAAACATGGAAAGAGATGCGGGCGACGACGGAGGACTTTGTCAAAGTCTTCTCTGTTGTTAAAGAGCAAATCACTCGAGCACTTCAGAGCAAACCGACAGGACTTGATAAGTTTAAATTGACACTGCATCAACTTACTTACTCTGTAATCACAAACCTCTGGCAGCAAGAAAGGACCAGCCGCGAGGAGTGTGAGAGCCATGCCAAACCTATCATTGAACTTCGGGAACAAATTACCCCTGAAATTATGGATCTTATACGCCAGCAGAGGCTTGGGTTCTTAGTCGAAGGTACTCGTTTCACCAAATATGGTCCCAGAGGTCAA AGAATGAAAGACAAATTTCGGTACGTTCGACTTTCACCAAATCACAAAGTGTTTCATTACGGTGAATGCGATGAGAAGTCTGTGCCAACAATTGACGAGCTTCCAGCAAAACTTGCGGTTGTCGAGATTCGTGCGCTTTTAACCGGTAGAGACTGTCCGCACATGAAGGACTTACAACGGCGAAAGACTACCCATCAGCTTGCATTTTCTTTGGCCCTTGATTCTGTCGAGGTGAGCAGTCTCGACTTTGTAGCACCAGATGAGCAAGTATTTGATTACTGGACTGACGGGATCAATGCTTTACTGG GCAACAAGATGACGAGCAAGGAAACAGAAAAGGACCTGGAAACCCTCTTGTCTATGGATATTAAATTGAGATTATTAGATGCAGAGGGTATAGACATTCCGACCGAACCTCCACCGATCCCAGACAATCCACCGCACTATGACTTTTGTTACGAACTCACATAG
- the Ced-12 gene encoding engulfment and cell motility protein 1 isoform X1: MYTKTIKMPATKDSNIVKIAIEMADQQAQLIEFNQKQPLTGIIQELCNAWDLSDPDTYALQFSDNNHNYITEKNRNEIKNGSILRLEHSPSKTASDILAKLNNGNNDEKVAALQKLSTLSNDVTFALEFINKQGLALIISQVEAGKSKSNTLAFLLQSFVELMDHGIVSWDILESPFINKVASYVNNQATPPDSKVVEASLQILENIVVNSSGKYSQVEKEVTFPNLVMHLQSQSPQIQQNAMSLINALFLKADLPKRRAVAATLQSKQLRLVFVTNVIQSTGQVGSEMAHQLYVLQTLLLGLLEQRMMTKMDPQDQDALDKIKELRRIAFDTEGSVSGDVTARKQGIFAKDYKKLGFKYDINPAMDFTETPPGMLALDCMVYFARNHVESYTKVVLENSCRADEHECPFGRTSVELVKLLCEVLRIGEAPSEQGQCYHPMFFKHDHPFEEFYCVCIVLLNKTWKEMRATTEDFVKVFSVVKEQITRALQSKPTGLDKFKLTLHQLTYSVITNLWQQERTSREECESHAKPIIELREQITPEIMDLIRQQRLGFLVEGTRFTKYGPRGQRMKDKFRYVRLSPNHKVFHYGECDEKSVPTIDELPAKLAVVEIRALLTGRDCPHMKDLQRRKTTHQLAFSLALDSVEVSSLDFVAPDEQVFDYWTDGINALLGNKMTSKETEKDLETLLSMDIKLRLLDAEGIDIPTEPPPIPDNPPHYDFCYELT; encoded by the exons ATGTatacaaaaacaataaaaatgccAGCCACGAAGGATTcgaatattgttaaaatagCCATAGAAATGGCCGATCAACAAGcacaattaattgaatttaatcaaaaGCAGCCTTTGACCGGAATAATtcag GAACTGTGCAATGCTTGGGATCTCTCAGATCCCGACACGTATGCTCTGCAATTTTCAGATAACAACCATAACTatataacagaaaaaaatcggaatgaaataaaaaatggaagcATTTTAAGACTGGAACATTCACCTTCAAAAACAGCCAGCGACATACTAGCTAAACTAAACAATGGCAATAACGATGAAAAAGTTGCAGCACTCCAGAAATTAAGCACTCTTAGCAACGACGTTACATTTGCTTTGGAATTTATCAATAAACAAGGCTTGGCTCTCATTATTTCACag GTTGAGGCTGGTAAATCTAAAAGTAACACACTAGCCTTTCTCTTACAATCCTTTGTGGAATTGATGGATCATGGGATTGTATCGTGGGATATATTGGAATCTCCGTTCATAAATAAGGTGGCTAGCTATGTGAACAATCAAGCGACTCCGCCGGACTCTAAGGTCGTCGAAGCATCCTtgcaaattttggaaaatattgtcGTGAATTCTTCGGGAAAATACAGTCAAGTTGAAAAGGAAGTTACTTTTCCAAATTTAGTCATGCACTTGCAAAGTCAGAGCCCTCAAATCCAACAAAATGCTATGTCCCTCATCAATGCTCTATTTCTCAAGGCAGACTTGCCTAAACGGCGAGCTGTCGCTGCTACTCTGCAATCTAAACAATTACGGCTCGTCTTTGTTACCAATGTTATACAATCAACAGGACAG GTTGGCAGCGAGATGGCACATCAACTCTATGTGCTGCAGACACTGTTGCTAGGACTGTTAGAACAGAGAATGATGACTAAAATGGATCCCCAAGATCAGGATGCACTTGACAAGATCAAAGAACTTCGTCGCATTGCATTTGATACTGAAGGGTCCGTAAGCGGAGATGTAACAGCTCGAAAACAAGGCATTTTTGCTAAAGATTACAAGAAACTAGGCTTTAAGTACGATATAAACCCAGCCATGGATTTTACCGAAACTCCACCAGGAATGTTAGCTCTGGATTGTATGGTTTACTTTGCCAGAAATCATGTGGAGAGTTACACAAAGGTGGTTCTGGAGAATTCGTGTCGAGCCGATGAGCATGAGTGTCCATTTGGACGAACTAGCGTCGAATTAGTAAAACTTCTCTGCGAG GTATTACGAATAGGTGAAGCTCCCAGCGAACAAGGGCAGTGTTATCACCCAATGTTTTTTAAACATGATCATCCCTTTGAAGAGTTTTACTGTGTATGCATAGTTTTACTGAATAAAACATGGAAAGAGATGCGGGCGACGACGGAGGACTTTGTCAAAGTCTTCTCTGTTGTTAAAGAGCAAATCACTCGAGCACTTCAGAGCAAACCGACAGGACTTGATAAGTTTAAATTGACACTGCATCAACTTACTTACTCTGTAATCACAAACCTCTGGCAGCAAGAAAGGACCAGCCGCGAGGAGTGTGAGAGCCATGCCAAACCTATCATTGAACTTCGGGAACAAATTACCCCTGAAATTATGGATCTTATACGCCAGCAGAGGCTTGGGTTCTTAGTCGAAGGTACTCGTTTCACCAAATATGGTCCCAGAGGTCAA AGAATGAAAGACAAATTTCGGTACGTTCGACTTTCACCAAATCACAAAGTGTTTCATTACGGTGAATGCGATGAGAAGTCTGTGCCAACAATTGACGAGCTTCCAGCAAAACTTGCGGTTGTCGAGATTCGTGCGCTTTTAACCGGTAGAGACTGTCCGCACATGAAGGACTTACAACGGCGAAAGACTACCCATCAGCTTGCATTTTCTTTGGCCCTTGATTCTGTCGAGGTGAGCAGTCTCGACTTTGTAGCACCAGATGAGCAAGTATTTGATTACTGGACTGACGGGATCAATGCTTTACTGG GCAACAAGATGACGAGCAAGGAAACAGAAAAGGACCTGGAAACCCTCTTGTCTATGGATATTAAATTGAGATTATTAGATGCAGAGGGTATAGACATTCCGACCGAACCTCCACCGATCCCAGACAATCCACCGCACTATGACTTTTGTTACGAACTCACATAG
- the Patsas gene encoding uncharacterized protein Patsas, producing MVGHMPNSPLSVEAAHAGGKGTRRRNSPDDDVYADDAALSQVSGGTSDKSKEIFDLVRAGEVEAIETLIEINGTSSILSARDEWGYTPAHWAALDGNLEVMRYLVERNGPVDLSCLGTQGPRPIHWACRKGHSAIVQTLLKAGVAVNAADFKGLTPLMTACMFGKAATAAFLLGSGAQCHLTDINGDTALHWAAYKGHPELIRLLMYSGVDLQKPDYFGSTPLHLACLSGNVNCARILCEKSKIELEPRDKNGKTPLQLARAHRHADIVAILQAEQKRRSRWIPPMNELWALLFGGAGNSKGPLLLFMGSVLLWGYPMYMLKCIPLTWDVLRGSHYCFIYWNMVMWISWIVANRRNPGYVPRNSETYYRAIKQIPYFDKWKKRNVILSRLCHSCRCFRPLRAKHCRLCNRCVTYFDHHCPFIYNCVGLRNRMWFFLFVLSIAINCSFTLYFACYCIAIEGIQLLYVLGLLEAFVFCGLGWILTCTSVLHACMNLTTNEMFNYKRYSYLRDKRGRYLNPFSRGPVLNLMEFFLCPPDHYADDPQHYHILNEDIGT from the exons ATGGTGGGACACATGCCGAACAGTCCGTTGTCCGTGGAGGCGGCTCATGCCGGAGGCAAGGGGACCCGAAGAAGAAACAGCCCCGACGACGACGTCTACGCGGATGACGCCGCCCTCAGCCAGGTTTCCGGAGGGACCAGCGACAAGTCGAAGGAGATATTTGACCTGGTACGGGCCGG GGAGGTCGAGGCTATTGAAACACTCATAGAAATCAATGGAACCTCCAGCATCCTCAGCGCCAGGGACGAATGGGGATACACACCTGCCCATTGGGCTGCCTTGGACGGAAACCTTGAG GTGATGCGTTACCTGGTGGAGCGGAACGGACCCGTCGATCTCTCTTGCTTGGGAACGCAGGGGCCCAGGCCCATCCACTGGGCCTGCCGCAAAGGGCACAGTGCAATCGTACAAACCTTGCTGAAG gcCGGGGTGGCTGTGAACGCGGCCGATTTCAAGGGGTTGACGCCGCTGATGACGGCATGTATGTTTGGAAAAGCCGCAACTGCAGCTTTCCTTTTAGGATCCGGAGCTCAGTGTCACCTGACCGATATAAACGGGGACACAGCTTTGCACTGGGCCGCATACAAAGGCCACCCGGAGCTAATCAGGCTCTTGATGTACAGCGGCGTCGATCTGCAGAAGCCAGACTACTTCGGCTCGACGCCCCTGCACCTCGCCTGTCTATCCGGCAACGTAAACTGCGCGAGGATACTTTGCGAGAAGAGTAAAATCGAGCTTGAGCCGCGCGACAAGAACGGCAAAACGCCACTTCAGCTTGCTCGAGCTCATCGACATGCTGACATTGTAGCTATTCTTCAGGCCGAACAGAAACGGAGATCTCGGTGGATTCCACCGATGAACGAACTTTG GGCATTGCTATTTGGAGGCGCAGGTAACAGCAAAGggcctcttcttcttttcatgGGCTCTGTCTTACTCTGGGGCTATCCAATGTATATGCTGAAGTGTATTCCATTGACGTGGGATGTTCTCCGAGGTAGCCactattgttttatttattggAACATGGTGATGTGGATTTCATGGATTGTAGCCAATCGGCGGAACCCTGGATACGTGCCTCGAAACAGCGAGACCTACTATAGGGCCATAAAACAG ATTCCTTACTTTGACAAGTGGAAGAAACGGAACGTGATATTGTCGCGACTTTGCCACAGCTGCAGGTGTTTCAGACCACTCAGAGCGAAACACTGCCGTCTCTGCAATCGATGCGTAACGTACTTCGATCACCATTGTCCGTTTATCTACAATTGTGTTGGCCTTAGGAACAG AATGTGGTTCTTCCTTTTTGTCCTGAGCATCGCAATAAATTGTTCATTCACGTTATACTTCGCTTGCTACTGCATCGCGATTGAAGGGATTCAATTGCTTTATGTACTGGGTCTTCTTGAGGCTTTTGTTTTCTGCGGACTTGGATGGATATTGACTTGCACTTCC GTTCTTCACGCCTGCATGAACCTCACAACAAACGAAATGTTCAATTATAAGAGATACTCATATCTGAGGGACAAACGAGGACGTTACTTGAATCCGTTCAGCAGAGGGCCAGTGCTGAACCTCATGGAATTTTTCCTCTGTCCTCCTGACCACTATGCCGATGACCCTCAGCACTATCATATCTTGAACGAGGACATCGGcacgtga